The following proteins are encoded in a genomic region of Oceanisphaera profunda:
- the tnpC gene encoding IS66 family transposase translates to MNLKDINIQDVVEQTRKQLMADKTITPSLKMSIELILMIVTLLAQKFGLNSKNSSIPPSQDTNRKKSPTPGSELKPGGQPGRIGKTLLQTDSPDEINIIYVERDSLPKGRYHEVGFQKRQVVDIDISKVVTEYQAQILEDEHGIRFMGQFPHGVTRPVQYGAGLKAHAVYLSQYQLLPYNRIEEYFNDQLGIPLSAGSLFNFNEQAATLVRSSGAQDAIQHALAQSPLLHVDETGINVDGVRHWLHGASTTQWTYFYPHKNRGKLAMDEAGVLPYFTGVLCHDHWKPYYQYTQCEHALCNAHHLRELERAWEQDGMEWAKALQTLLKTINKQQIDEGALDGLSQQQYIKEYQGILARGDTHCPPPDESTRKKGQRGRLKRTKSRALLERLRDYQDDVLRFMVSDVMVPFTNNQGENDIRMTKVQQKISGCFRSMQGAEMFCLIRSYLSTCRKQSVSASSALTLLFNDQLPSIFYAKSEAE, encoded by the coding sequence ATGAACTTAAAAGACATCAATATCCAAGACGTTGTTGAGCAAACACGAAAGCAACTGATGGCAGACAAAACGATTACGCCTTCTCTCAAAATGTCGATTGAGCTCATTTTGATGATCGTCACGTTGTTGGCTCAAAAATTTGGCCTTAATAGTAAAAACAGCAGCATTCCTCCTTCTCAAGACACGAATCGCAAGAAATCCCCCACTCCCGGCTCTGAATTGAAGCCCGGTGGTCAGCCTGGCCGCATCGGAAAAACCCTGTTACAAACCGACTCCCCTGATGAAATCAATATCATATATGTGGAGCGAGATTCCTTGCCGAAAGGCCGGTACCACGAAGTTGGCTTTCAAAAGCGCCAAGTGGTTGATATCGATATCAGTAAAGTCGTCACCGAGTATCAAGCTCAGATCCTTGAAGACGAGCACGGTATCCGTTTCATGGGACAGTTTCCTCACGGTGTAACTCGCCCTGTGCAATATGGCGCCGGTCTGAAAGCCCATGCTGTGTACTTATCTCAATATCAGCTACTCCCTTACAACCGCATTGAAGAGTACTTTAACGATCAACTCGGTATCCCCCTCAGTGCGGGCAGCTTATTTAACTTCAATGAGCAAGCCGCAACATTAGTGCGTTCATCAGGTGCGCAAGATGCCATCCAGCACGCCTTAGCGCAGTCGCCGTTACTGCACGTCGATGAAACGGGCATCAATGTGGATGGCGTACGCCATTGGCTTCATGGTGCATCGACCACTCAGTGGACGTATTTTTACCCGCATAAAAACAGAGGGAAGCTCGCCATGGATGAGGCGGGTGTTTTACCTTATTTTACCGGTGTGTTGTGTCATGACCATTGGAAACCGTATTACCAATACACGCAATGTGAGCATGCCTTGTGCAATGCGCATCATCTGCGCGAACTTGAGCGTGCTTGGGAGCAGGACGGCATGGAATGGGCCAAAGCGCTGCAAACCTTATTAAAAACGATAAATAAACAGCAAATTGATGAGGGCGCGTTAGACGGGCTCAGCCAGCAGCAGTATATAAAAGAGTATCAGGGCATCTTAGCGAGGGGCGATACCCATTGTCCGCCACCAGATGAAAGCACTCGAAAAAAGGGCCAACGAGGGCGGCTAAAACGCACCAAATCACGGGCATTATTAGAGCGATTACGGGACTATCAAGATGATGTCTTGCGCTTTATGGTGTCTGACGTAATGGTGCCGTTTACCAATAATCAGGGTGAGAATGACATCCGGATGACCAAAGTTCAGCAAAAGATATCCGGCTGTTTTAGAAGTATGCAAGGTGCTGAGATGTTCTGTTTAATCAGGAGCTATCTCTCGACGTGTCGAA
- a CDS encoding TIGR02808 family protein, with protein sequence MEIVQEVFWELLGDLATPALFVAGFIGLAVVSCVVLMKLEKKRHN encoded by the coding sequence ATGGAAATAGTACAAGAAGTCTTTTGGGAGTTGCTGGGCGATTTGGCCACTCCTGCATTGTTTGTGGCAGGCTTTATCGGCTTGGCAGTGGTGAGCTGTGTGGTGCTAATGAAGCTTGAAAAAAAGCGCCATAATTAA